In Podospora pseudopauciseta strain CBS 411.78 chromosome 3, whole genome shotgun sequence, one genomic interval encodes:
- a CDS encoding hypothetical protein (COG:A; EggNog:ENOG503P5VJ), producing MAGPGSPGSDGPTYAPPPLPSGWIAQWDAASKKYYYVQLSTGVSQWDLPTEPVPFGNTPAARSDHPYGVPHPSAEIVTHPDGSQTARYPDGRLEPVNPREDGTRGVGGGGQSDRGLGSFLLNTISGGKQGGGSSGGGGLAGAVLSGLAGGSSGGGGGSGGLGGKVASQLVSGIFSSGSKPSSSPSNTFSGQSSSGHGAGGLGGVIGGVAGLFGNKQSSGNNFGYSNSGATTYSGSAPPTSYQPPSQPGSSTSVHGGGSSSSYQSSSQTHHQGSSQSYGQSSQSHTAPYGQQSSGGGYQSSSYGAGPGHGQAHSQSYGGQHSYGSPSGQPSYAPPPSQPSYGQPHYGAGAASSYGQPSYGAPPPQGGGYGQQPPYGGHQYSQGGGYPGQY from the exons ATGGCAGGCCCCGGATCCCCCGGCAGCGACGGGCCAACCTAtgcgccgcctcctctcccctcgGGCTGGATTGCCCAGTGGGATGCTGCCAGCAAGAAGTACTACTATGTGCAGCTCTCGACTGGAGTCTCGCAATGGGATCTCCCGACCGAGCCCGTTCCCTTTGGCAACACTCCCGCTGCCCGCTCCGATCACCCCTACGGCGTACCTCACCCTAGCGCCGAAATCGTGACGCACCCCGACGGCTCCCAGACAGCTAGATACCCCGACGGACGTCTCGAGCCGGTGAACCCGAGAGAGGATGGCACACGAGGtgtcggcggtggaggacaGAGTGACAGGGGCCTTGGT TCTTTCCTCTTGAACACGATCAGCGGCGGAAAGCAGGGCGGTGGCAgcagtggaggaggtgggcttGCTGGTGCTGTTCTCAGTGGACTGGCGGGTGGCAGCtccggaggcggcggcggcagcggcgggcTCGGTGGCAAGGTCGCGTCCCAGCTCGTGTCTGGCATATTCTCCTCTGGAAGCAAGCCTTCGTCTTCGCCCTCGAACACCTTCAGCGGTCAGTCGTCGTCCGGACACGGTGCTGGAGGTCTTGGAGGGGTGATCGGAGGTGTTGCTGGTCTCTTTGGCAACAAGCAGAGCTCG GGCAACAACTTTGGATACTCCAACTCGGGTGCCACGACCTACAGCGGTTCGGCCCCTCCCACATCATACCAACCTCCCTCGCAGCCAGGATCCTCAACCTCGGTCCACGGCGGTggctcatcttcatcctACCAGTCAAGCTCTCAAACACACCATCAAGGCTCAAGTCAGTCTTACGGGCAGTCTAGCCAATCCCACACCGCACCATACGGACAGCAGTCTTCTGGCGGCGGCTACCAGTCGTCTTCTTATGGCGCCGGACCCGGCCATGGTCAAGCGCACAGTCAAAGCTATGGCGGCCAACACTCTTACGGTTCGCCCAGCGGCCAGCCCAGCTATGCACCCCCACCAAGTCAGCCATCCTACGGCCAGCCACACTATGGAGCGGGGGCTGCGAGCTCATATGGTCAGCCGTCGTATggcgcaccaccaccacagggAGGAGGCTACGGCCAGCAGCCACCGTATGGAGGACACCAGTATTCTCAGGGTGGTGGCTATCCTGGACAGTATTAG
- the GDE1_1 gene encoding Glycerophosphocholine phosphodiesterase (COG:U; EggNog:ENOG503NUB5), with the protein MKFGKNLPRNQVPEWAGSYIDYKRLKKLIKTAADTAAHNGDQVDLAEFLFALDREVECVDQFYTRKLHENQRRLQAITDRYGPTPRDAANIDEEELEDLIGALLEIRNQLRNLQWFGEINRRGFVKITKKLDKKVHTSDIQERYISTRVDVLPFATNLDTSQELQTVNTWLSVLNESKNTNDAKSDRSTRSYGRPTKLDVDTSVLNALDQAVRQDNLDALTTGLAAANLAKQDQTDAFQNLLRSLLQRAISARSKKVIPVLLERISDLDDPDDINGRNCIHRLVTHIGRTKTVSSRSVEEVKPDPHLNAYPFPPGVQYAQNYLTPATSPLATPRVSALKETAGLLGKDDEAVQMLMYLLDNLKPAQRVALKVKDNFGRIPLHYAAQFGFVVVCQILMKKMQEWGMFDVENGIDAPEWQDKNGEAPLHLSVLGGHALTTKALLQGENWQGVSDNKAEMRRAISKSSAVLAIATKANFEHIVEMLVHAGVDINWQDKTGETALHIAARFGHDECAKVLLEGTADQKADFELTEKAFAWTPLHIAAVDGHLSVVKLLVEAGAEVDKPDSSGWTAREHAALRGHMPIAHFLAAQSKEGEDTASNTSDDEKSVTDNAAVPDKASFQERRSKGSARKAEPVKSFGHRYLKDESLVLVSLGSMDMRKNLEAVKLDNIPLSKAHTTELDTTLSIVVSAQGAQGEPTMFDLPVHDNISTEPVVFTTVDASKVKLFFDIVPTYSGNNENKVGRGVALLSSVRPTIGTKRMNLQGDVCVPIMGANFEVIGSVNFNFLVITPFSHPSMEVTSEHTYWKKLASTMVIGHRGLGKNMTSSRSLQLGENTVSSFIAAANLGANYVEFDVQLTKDHVPVIYHDFLVSETGFDAPVHTLTLEQFLHINPDKSRTIQGNNGTSPFSYAVPENKLLEKTRRSNSPGPRQRSMSMDWPDHNRQHRLSKQEMEERMKHTRDFKEKGFKANSRGNFIQAPFATLEDLFVKLPQSVGFNIEMKYPMLHESEEHEMDTYAVELNSFCDTVLQKVYDMTANPHQRRNIIFSSFNPDICLCLSFKQPNIPILFLTDAGTCPVGDIRASSLQEAIRFASRWNLLGIVSNAEPFVNSPRLVRVVKGAGLVCVSYGRENNEPGLVRRQVREGVDAVIVDSVLAIRRGLLTQDGGGEGKGKKNGVEDRVEEVRERVGKQVLNGNGNGNGFGGGDIGYSS; encoded by the exons ATGAAGTTTGGGAAAAA TCTTCCAAGAAACCAAGTCCCCGAGTGGGCAGGCTCTTATATCGACTACAAGCGCCTTAAGAAACTCATAAAAACAGCAGCCGACACAGCTGCCCACAATGGGGATCAAGTCGACTTGGCTG AGTTTCTGTTTGCCCTCGACCGCGAAGTAGAGTGCGTTGACCAGTTCTACACAAGGAAGCTCCACGAGAACCAGCGACGACTGCAAGCCATCACAGACAGATACGGACCAACACCTCGCGATGCCGCTAAcatcgacgaggaggagctcgaggatcTGATAGGAGCTTTACTCGAAATCAGAAACCAACTGAGGAATCTACAGTGGTTCGGAGAGATCAACCGTCGAGGCTTTGTTAAAATCACAAAGAAGCTGGACAAGAAGGTTCACACGTCGGATATCCAGGAGAGGTACATCTCTACCAGGGTCGACGTTCTACCGTTTGCCACAAATCTTGACACCAGCCAGGAGCTTCAGACAGTCAACACGTGGCTTTCGGTGCTCAATGAATCCAAGAACACCAATGACGCCAAATCCGACCGCTCAACACGGTCTTACGGGCGACCCACGAAACTGGACGTCGATACGTCAGTGCTCAACGCACTAGACCAAGCCGTCCGGCAAGATAATCTAGATGCATTGACGACCGGGTTAGCTGCTGCAAATCTCGCAAAACAAGATCAAACCGACGCTTTCCAAAACCTCCTGCGCAGCCTCCTGCAGCGCGCCATCTCGGCCCGGTCGAAAAAGGTCATTCCTGTGCTTCTGGAAAGGATTTCGGACCTTGATGATCCCGACGACATCAATGGGCGGAATTGTATCCACAGGCTGGTCACTCATATTGGCCGGACCAAGACCGTTTCTTCCAGAagcgtggaggaggtgaagccGGATCCTCACTTGAACGCATACCCTTTTCCGCCGGGGGTTCAATACGCCCAAAATTATCTTACCCCAGCGACGTCTCCTCTCGCCACACCACGGGTGTCTGCTCTCAAGGAGACGGCCGGTCTCTTGGGCAAGGATGACGAGGCTGTGCAGATGCTCATGTACCTTTTGGACAATCTCAAGCCAGCACAAAGGGTGGCTTTGAAGGTGAAGGATAACTTTGGACGCATTCCACTGCATTACGCCGCTCAGTTTGgctttgtggtggtgtgtcagattttgatgaagaagatgcaGGAGTGGGGCATGTTTGATGTCGAAAACGGAATCGACGCCCCTGAATGGCAGGACAAGAACGGAGAAGCACCTCTGCATCTCAGCGTCCTTGGTGGTCACGCTCTTACGACCAAGGCACTGCTTCAAGGGGAGAATTGGCAAGGTGTCAGTGATAACAAGGCGGAGATGAGACGGGCCATCTCAAAGTCGAGTGCTGTGTTGGCTATTGCCACCAAGGCGAACTTTGAGCATATTGTCGAGATGTTGGTGCATGCGGGGGTTGACATCAACTGGCAGGATAAGACGGGGGAGACGGCGTTGCATATTGCCGCGAGGTTTGGGCATGATGAGTGTGCGAAGGTGTTGTTAGAGGGGACAGCGGATCAAAAGGCGGATTTTGAGTTGACGGAGAAGGCTTTTGCTTGGACGCCGCTGCATATTGCGGCGGTGGATGGGCATTTGTCTGTGGTTAAGCTGTTGGTGGAAGCCGGGGCTGAGGTGGACAAGCCGGATTCCTCGGGTTGGACGGCGAGGGAACATGCTGCTTTGAGAGGACATATGCCTATTGCTCACTTTCTTGCTGCTCAGAgcaaggagggagaggacaCGGCTAGCAATACTTCTGATGACGAGAAGTCGGTGACGGATAATGCGGCTGTGCCTGACAAGGCGTCGTTCCAGGAGAGACGATCGAAGGGCTCTGCGCGCAAGGCGGAGCCGGTCAAGTCATTTGGTCATCGGTATCTCAAGGATGAGAGTCTGGTGCTGGTTAGCTTGGGCTCGATGGACATGCGGAAGAATCTTGAGGCGGTAAAGCTGGACAATATTCCGCTTTCGAAAGCACACACGACGGAGTTGGACACCACGTTGTCGATTGTAGTGTCGGCGCAAGGGGCTCAGGGCGAGCCAACTATGTTTGACTTGCCTGTTCACGACAACATCTCTACCGAGCCTGTCGTTTTTACTACGGTTGACGCCAGCAAGGTCAAGCTGTTTTTCGATATTGTTCCTACCTACTCTGGGAACAACGAGAATAAGGTCGGCCGTGGTGTTGCCCTGCTCTCGAGCGTTCGACCTACTATTGGGACCAAGAGGATGAATCTTCAGGGTGATGTCTGTGTGCCCATCATGGGTGCCAATTTTGAGGTCATTGGCAGCGTCAACTTTAACTTTTTGGTCATCACGCCATTCTCACACCCTAGCATGGAGGTCACTTCTGAGCACACCTACTGGAAGAAGTTGGCCTCGACCATGGTCATTGGCCACCGCGGCCTGGGCAAGAATATGACGTCCAGCCGCTCCCTCCAGCTGGGCGAGAAcaccgtctcctcctttATTGCAGCGGCCAACCTCGGCGCTAACTATGTCGAGTTTGACGTCCAGCTCACCAAGGACCACGTCCCGGTTATCTACCACGACTTTTTGGTCAGCGAGACCGGGTTTGACGCGCCGGTTCACACTTTGACTCTGGAGCAATTCTTGCACATCAACCCGGACAAGTCGAGGACTATTCAGGGGAATAATGGGACGTCGCCTTTTTCGTATGCCGTTCCGGAGAACAAGCTGCTCGAGAAGACGAGGCGGAGCAACTCGCCCGGTCCGAGGCAGAGGTCCATGTCGATGGACTGGCCGGATCATAACAGGCAACATCGCCTGTCCAAGCaggagatggaagagagGATGAAACACACAAGGGATTTCAAAGAGAAGGGCTTCAAGGCCAACTCGCGCGGGAACTTCATCCAGGCGCCGTTTGCGACGCTGGAGGACCTGTTTGTGAAGCTGCCGCAGAGCGTGGGGTTCAACATCGAGATGAAGTACCCGATGCTTCACGAGAGCGAGGAGCACGAGATGGACACGTACGCGGTCGAGCTGAACTCGTTTTGCGACACGGTGCTGCAAAAGGTGTACGACATGACTGCCAACCCGCACCAGAGGAGGAATATCATTTTTTCGAGCTTCAACCCGGATATTTGTCTCTGTTTGAGTTTTAAGCAGCCGAATATACCGATTTTGTTTTTGACGGATGCGGGGACGTGTCCGGTGGGGGATATCAGGGCGAGTAGTCTGCAGGAGGCGATTAGGTTTGCGAGCAGGTGGAATTTGCTGGGGATTGTGAGCAATGCGGAGCCGTTTGTGAATAGtccgaggttggtgagggtggtgaagggggcggggttggtttgtgttAGTTATGGGAGGGAGAATAACGAGccggggttggtgaggaggcaggttagggagggggtggatgctGTTATTGTTGATAGTGTGCTGGCTATTAGACGGGGATTACTGACGCAGGAtggggggggtgagggcaaggggaagaagaatggGGTTGAGGAtagggttgaggaggtgagggagagggttgggaaGCAGGTGTTGAacgggaatgggaatgggaatgggtttggaggaggggatatTGGGTATAGTTCTTGA